Proteins co-encoded in one Microcebus murinus isolate Inina chromosome 5, M.murinus_Inina_mat1.0, whole genome shotgun sequence genomic window:
- the LY6G6D gene encoding lymphocyte antigen 6 complex locus protein G6d, translating to MRCCGCYGCGGSPSSSCKETVPGCREGRRCGFRDRRPQPDLGQTKLSGNSSVTLTQQHPACMAAHHCNQVETESVGDVTCTAHRACCLGDLCDSGVASHVAPACILTAAATALAWLLLGLWSG from the exons ATGCGGTGCTGTGGCTGCTATGGCTGCGGTGGAAGCCCCAGCAGCTCCTGCAAAGAGACCGTGCCCGGCTGCAGAGAGGGCCGACGCTGTGGCTTCCGGGACCGAAGACCCCAACCAGACCTGGGACAGACCAAGCTATCTGGGAATT cctcagtgaCCTTGACTCAACAACACCCAGCCTGCATGGCAGCCCATCATTGCAATCAAGTGGAAACAGAGTCAGTGGGAGACGTGACCTGCACAGCCCATAGGGCCTGCTGCCTCGGGGACCTGTGCGACAGCGGCGTGGCAAGCCACGTGGCTCCTGCATGCATCTTGACCGCAGCAGCTACCGCCCTGGCCTGGCTCTTGCTGGGACTGTGGAGTGGGTAG